DNA sequence from the Synechococcus sp. MU1617 genome:
ACCCGGGCGCAACACCGTGTTCATCTCGGTGGGCCTAAGCCTGGCGGAAGCACGCGGGGCCGAGCGGTTGGTGCTGGGGGTGAATGCTGTCGACTACTCGGGTTATCCCGACTGCCGGCCCGACTACCTCAACGCCTTCCAGACCCTGGCAGACCTGGCCAGCAAAGCCGGTCGTGAGGGCCATGGCGCCCAACTCTGGGCACCCCTGGTGCAGTGGAGCAAGGTGCGCATCGTTGAAGAAGCCCTTCGCCTGGGTGTTCCGATCGAAACAACCTGGAGCTGTTACAGCGGCGGCACGCACCCCTGCGGCGTCTGCGACAGCTGCCGCATCCGTGATGCAGCACTCCGCGAGGCAGGACGGCCTGATCTCTGCAGTTCCACGCAGGCATGATCCGCCCACAACGGCTTGAACTGGCCTGGCAGGAGCCGGAAGCCATCGCCCGCCAACTGGCCCATGCCTACGGCGAGCAAGGCCTGATCTGGCTGGATGGTGACGGCAGCAGCCTGGGGCGATGGGCCACCCTGGCGGCCGAGCCGAAGGAGATCGTCTGCTGCCGCGGCCTGCCTGGTGAGCCCGGAGCCAGCAATCCCTTCGAGGCTCTGCGGGGGCTTGACCCAGGCCATTGGTGCGGCTGGCTGAGCTATGAAGCCGCTGCTTGGGTGGAACCGGGAAACCCCTGGGCCAGCGATGGCATGGCCACGCTTTGGATCGCTCGCCACGATCCGGTGCTTCGCTTTGATCTCCAAAAGCGCAAGCTGTGGATCGAAGCCAGCAGCACGGCTGCTCTGGAACACCTAAGCCAACAGCTGGCCTCCAGCACTGAGCAGCCCAAAGGCGAGCCCCCATCGATCCCCCTAGGGGCTTGGCATCACCACACCTCAGCAGATCAATACGCCGCAGGTGTGCAACGCATCCGAGATCTGATCGCAGCAGGCGACCTCTTCCAAGCCAATCTCACGGCCTGTTGCAGCACAGCCTGGCCACAGAGAAGCAGTGCCTTGGAGCTGTTTCTCACCCTTAGAGATGCCTGCCCTGCTCCCTTTGCAGGGCTGATCATCAGCAACCAGAACGAGGCGTTGCTGTCATCGTCCCCGGAGCGGTTTCTGCAGGTGAGTGCCCAGGGAGCCGTACAAACCCGGCCGATCAAAGGCACCAGGCCGCGCCATGGCAACCCTGAACAGGATGCGAACCTCGCCGTGGAACTCGTGTGCAGTGACAAGGACCGGGCCGAGAACGTGATGATCGTCGACCTGCTGCGGAATGACCTCGGTCGGGCCTGCCAGCCGGGTTCGATCCAGGTTCCCCAACTGGTGGGACTCGAAAGTTATGCCTCCGTGCATCACCTCACCTCGGTTGTGGAGGGACAGCTGAAGGCCGGATTGAGCTGGGTCGATCTCCTGGAAGCCAGTTGGCCTGGGGGGTCGATTAGCGGAGCACCGAAACTGCGGGCCTGCCAACGTCTGCATGAGCTCGAGCCCACCAGCCGCGGTCCTTACTGCGGATCCCTGCTGCGGATCGACTGGGATGGCAGCTTCGACAGCAACATCTTGATCCGCTCTTTGCTGCGCCAAGGTGACACCCTGCGGGCCCATGCCGGCTGCGGAATTGTCGCCGACTCGGATCCCCTCGGCGAAACGGAGGAGTTGATGTGGAAGCTGCAGCCGTTGCTGGAGGCGCTGACATGACCGCCTCAGTCGCCTGGATCGACGGCCAGTGGGGAACAGCAGCAAGCCTGCAGCTTCCCCTCGACGACCGAGCCCTGCTCCTAGCCGATGGCCTCTTTGAAACCGTGCTGATTCACAACGGTGAGCCGCAACTCCTGCAGGAGCACCTGCAGCGATGGAGTGACAGTGCGGCCCTGCTGGGCATGGACCCGCCACCGCAGCGAGATGCACTGGGGCCTCTGATTGAAGGCGCAATTCAGCGGAGCCAGCTGAGCGAAGCCGATGGAGCCCTGCGCCTCAACTGGAGCCGTGGCAGCACACCCCAGCGCGGAATCGGGCTTCCGGCCCCAGGACACCACCGCTTTTGGCTCACGCTCCAGGCCTGCGCACCAACGTTTTCAGCCGTCACCACCATCACCAGTCGCCATGAGCGCCGCAATGCCTCCAGTCGATTGAGCCATTGCAAGACCTTCGCCTACGGGCAATCGATCCAGGCCCGCCGGGAAGCCCAGGGCCAAGCTGCCGACGACGCGCTGCTCTTGAACACGGCTGGGTCCCTGTGCTGCGGAACGGCGGCCAATCTGCTGGTCCGGCGTCGCGGACAGTGGCTGACACCGGCTCTCAGCAGCGGCTGTCTTCCAGGAGTGATGCGAGGCCGTGCACTGGCCCAGGGCATCGCGGTGGAAACCGAGCTGGCAGCAGAGTTCGAAGCCGATGATCAGGCCGTTCTAATCAACAGTTTGAGCTGTCGACCGATCGCATCGCACAACGGTCAGCCCATGGCGGCAACGACGACTGCAGTGGAACTTTGGCAATCCTTACTCCATTGAGCCAAAGACCAGCGATGGCCTAGATCCGAAGAATCCGGCGCACAGCCTCATCCCATCCGCTGGCATGGGGAGCTGCCGCCAGCTGGAAACGCCCGGCAGCGATCCCTGAACTCAACTCGGAATGGGGTCCGTCGGGCCCGGGCACAACGACAGCGATGTCGGCCACCTCGAGCAACGGCAGATCGTTGGGGGAATCCCCCAAGGCCAAGACCTTCACGTGCTCAGCACCCAGATGACGCTTCAGGGTGGCCAAGGCCTTGCCTTTGCTGATGCCTGGGCCCAGCAGATGACCCATGCGGTTGCCCTGCACCACCGTCAGGCCTATCCGCTGCACCAGGGCCTCAAGCCGGCGACGCCCCTCCGCCGAGGGCGGAACAAAAGGCACGCTGCAGCACCGCCGCTGCGCCTGGCGCAAGGCTTCGCCGCCGAGCCCCAACAACCGCTGACCCTCCTCCTCACTGAGTTCATCCAACGGACGCAGGGGCTCGCCCAACTCACTCTGCAGGAGCTGCAACTGGGGCTTGAGCTCCGTCCACTCCGGGCCCAATAGCAGCTCCCAGGGCTCCCCTGCTGGGGTTTCACCGTGCACGGCGCCACCGTTTTCAACGATGTACGGGTCATGAAGCCCCGCCTCTGCACGAAAGCCGCGCACTTCCTCCGCCGTTTTGCTGGTGCACGGAATCACTGGAATCCGCTGCTGTTGCAGCTGGCGGATCAGATCCTTAGCCGGCGACCAGTCGTAGCCGTGATCCAGCAACGTGCCGTCGAGATCGGTCACCACCCACCACGCCGTCTCCACACTCGCGGTCATGGCTGAACCAACCAATGCACCGCATAAGGCTCTAGCGAATGCAACTGATGTGGTGCGAACACATGACCGCTCAGGCAATCGGCCCAGGGCTGGTTCAGATCGCCACCCAAGCGACTGAGGCGCAAGCTGAGGCGCGCTGCCGTGATGTTGTGAACGGCCACCAGCGTTTCCCCACCGCGGCAACGCTGCATGATGACGCGATCACTGCGATCCGCACTCAGCACCGTCATCGGGGCATCCGGGTGCAAGGCCGGATGCACAGCCCGCTCAGCCAGAGCCCGCCTCAGCACAGGGAGCAGGGCTGATGCATCGGCATCGGGATCCGCCAGGCGTCGCTCCAAGGCTTGGGCCGTGAACTGGGGCCGATTGAGATCCCGTCGATGGCCCGTGCGGCGAAAGCGGGTCAGATCATTGGGAGCCGCCAGCAACGCCGGCAGATAGAAGGCGGGGACCCCGGGCAAGGCCAGGATCAACAGTTGGGTGAGCAGGAACCGCTCCCGTTGGAGATAAGTGGGATCAATCCCCCCATCCGCCATGGCACTCCACCAGCTGATGTTGATCTCGTAGGGAACTTCGTCGCCGGAGCTCAGCATCCTGTGGCTGACCAGTCCACCCCGCTGTTCACAACCGATCAACAGCTGGAGCAAGCGCTTCTGGGGCATCAGGCCCTCCAGGGGCCTCAAGCCGATGCCGTCGTGACAGGCGGTGAAATTGAGCAGCCCTGTTTGCGGAGGCAGGTCGGGCCAACGACTCAGCCAGGCATTGAGAAGGTCGGCACGGCCACTGACGCTGGCCTCAAGCAGCAAGGGCGGCAAGGGAAAGTTGTAGGCCAGATGCGCTTCATCACCACTCCTCAAATAGGAGAGGTTTTCCTGCTCCGGCACGTTGGTCTCGGTGACCACAACGCCATCGGGTCCCACCTGATCGAGCAGCAGGCGCAGCACCTTCACCAGTTGATGGGCCTGCGGCAGATGGATGCATGAGGTGTGGGGTTCCTTCCAGACGAAACCCACGGCATCCAGACGGATCCAACGCACCCCATGCCCAGCCATGCGCTGCATCAGGCGGGCAAAGCCAAGCAGCACCTCCGCAGAACGCCAGTTGAGATCCACCTGATCGGGACCAAAGGTGGTCCAGACCTGGCGCGCGCCCTTAGGCCCCCTCAATTGCGTGAACAGATTGGAACTGCGCGGACGAACAACATCCGCCCAGCACGGATCAGGCGCGGCCTCCAGCACACAGGAGCGGCCGGGCTGTTCATCCCGCATGAACTGCTGCACCCAGGGGTGAGAGGCCGACACGTGATTGAGAACGAGGTCGGCCATCAGCCGTCGGCCCTGCGCCAAAGCAGCGAGGTCGCTCCAATCGCCGAAACGAGGCTCGAGCTTGGTGTGGCTGGCCACCGCAAAACCACCATCACTGGTGGATTGCATGAACGGCAGCACATGAACCACCGCTGCGAAGGGGTGCAGATGGCGATTCACAAACGACTTCAGCGCTTGAAGACCAGGCACACCCGCGTCAGCAATGGTGTCGGCGTAGGTGATCAAGACCACATCGCTGCCTGCCCAGCGGTCCATGGGTTCTGCCATATCGCCATCTCCTGACGATTGGCTCAAGATCTGCAGCAATTGCGACGACAACTCCTGGCCATCCCCGGAAGAATCATTCGGGTACAAATCGCCAAGCAGGGTCCGCAGCGTTTCGTCGCGCGGGGGCTGCATCGCCTTCCTCCTCAACACCGTTCAGGTATGGGGCAGGACTCTGACCTCTGTTGTTGCATCGAACACCACATGGATTTTCAGCAGGGCCTGATCAGCACCGTCCATGACTACAGCTTGGGCAATCTCGATGCGGTTGCCTTCAACCGGGAACTGAGTCAGCGACCCACCACCCTGCTGATCCCCTGCCTGATGGAGGAATTCAGCCGACCAGCCTTAGGCCTGATTCGAGACACACTTTCAGGTCTGAAGGGGCTCAACGAGCTGGTGGTGGCGTTGGCGGCCACCAGCGCCGAAGACGTCAAAGCGGCAGAAAAGTTTTTCGAAGGGATGCCCTTCCCCGTTCGGGTGCACTGGACCAACGGCCCCGCCGTCCGGGACTTGCTCGAATCCGTCGGTGAACTGGGGCTCGACGTGACCGGACCACCGGGCAAGGGCTGGGCCGTCTGGCAGGGGCTCGGGGTGGCATGCCAAGACGCTGAGGTGGTTGGCCTGTTCGATGCCGACATCAGAACCTTTGGATCGGCATATCCAGAGCGCATGCTCCGCCCCCTGCTGGATCGATCCCACGGCATTGCCTACGTGAAGGCGTTCTACAGCCGTCTTTCCCTCGAGACCCAAGCGCTTCAGGGCCGAGCAACCCGTCTCTTTGTCGGCCCACTGCTGGCCAGCCTGGAACAGGTTTTCGGCCCCCTGCCCTACTTGGCGTATCTCCAGTCATTCCGCTATCCCCTGGCTGGCGAATTCGCCTTCACCACCGATCTGGCGATGAATCTGCGGATCCCGTCGGACTGGGGACTGGAGGTGGGCCTGCTGTCTGAGGTGTATCGCCATGTGGCCTCCAGCCGAATTGCTCAAGTTGATCTGGGGTTGTTCGACCACAAACACAAGGAGCTGGGTCAGCAACCCAGCGAAGGCCTGCAACGCATGGCAGGCGAAATTTTCGGCACGGTGTTGCGCGGCCTGATGGAACACGAAGGTTGCGTGATGTCGATGGATCAACTGCCGACACTTGAAGTGCTTTACCGGCGAGTTGGCGAGGATCGCGTGCGGCAATTCGGCCTTGATTCAGCGATCAATCGGTTGCCTTACGACCGCCACGGCGAAGAACTGGCTGTTCAAAACTTCGCCGGCCTCCTACGCCCCGGCCTGGCAAAACTGATGCAAGCGCCGATTGCCCATCAACTGCCCAGCTGGTCGCGACTGCGCAGTTGCAATTCAGCCCTTCAAGCTGATCTGGCAGCAGCAGGCCAGGCAGATCGCACATCCCTGAAACGGCCGAACCACAACCCGCAACGTTTGACCTCTGAGCTCGCTGCATAAAGCCAACGCGTCAAGCCTCAGCTCAACTGATCGCGCTGGCGGGTCACCCAAGCTGTTGCAGCGCGCTGGGAATGCCATGCCTGAAGCAATTGTTTGGCCAACACTTGCAGCTGTTGTGGATCGAGGGTTGATTCAATCGCGCGATTCATCCGCTCGACATCGAATTGCTGAGTCACACTCAGGCTGACTGATTCTTCCATCCCGCAATCCCCCATATCGACAAAACAATCATGCAAACAGCGGCAAAAAAGATTTGTTTCAATCGAAACGAAAGAGTCGCGATGTTTGATCTTCAAAACCCTGAGCGGCACCCAACCCACCAAGGGGCGACCGGAATCGTGATGATCGATACAAAAGCAATCAACTCTGTATCAACTCATCTGTACCAAATCTAAAGGCGTCCTGATTCGGTGATCAATCAAACACTTCACTTGCCAAGGGGACATGAGATTGGCAGCATTCAAGATGCTCAAAATGATTGAGTGCGTTTACCAAAACGACACCAGCCGGATGGTGATCGTGAAATGCATTGGTGCCAACCACTTCTATCGAGAGAAGGTGGTGATGCCCACGGAGGTTTTTTGGTTCCAAGCGCCCAAGGATGCGCGCTTGGAAATCTGGAAAATGTCGATGACAGGGCAGATGCTGCACGTTCGTGCCGATGTGAGCGACTACGCCACGAATGAAGAGCCTGCGACCGAATCCCTCTGGGCCAGCTGAACTGACCCAGGAGAAGCCATCAAGAGCGAAGCCCTAAACGCTCAGGAACTGGTCAACAACCGTCTGACTGAGTTCGCTGGTTGAACCACTAGCAACAATGCCGCCACGTTGCATGGCGTAGTAGCGGTCAGCCTGGCGAACGAAATGGAGATGTTGCTCCACCAGCAACACCCCAATCCCAGTGTCGGCGATGATTCGCCGAACAGCAGCTTCAATGTCTTGAACAATGTTGGGCTGAATGCCCTCGGTGGGCTCATCCAACAGCAGCAACTTTGGCTTGCCGAGCAACGCACGGGCAATGGCCAATTGTTGTTGCTGACCCCCACTCAAATCCCCGCCCTTGCGCGGTAGAAACTCCTGAAGAATCGGAAACAGCTCATATACGAATGGATCGATGTGGCGATTCCGCGCCAATCCACCCGGCAACGCCTCCATCCCCAAAAGCAAGTTTTCTTCCACTGTGAGCTGGGGAATGATCTCGCGACCTTGCGGCACGTAGCCAATCCCGGCCCGAGCGCGCTGATGGGGAGCCTGACGATCCAGTTGAGAACCGTCGAGCGCCATGGTTCCGGAGCGAGGGCGCAACAGACCGATCAGTGATTTCAACAGGGTGGTTTTACCCACACCATTGCGACCGATCAAACACACCATCTCGCCCGATTTCACGCTGAGATCAACATCCCGAAGAATGTGACTTTCACCGTAAAAAGTGTTGAGGCCTTGGATCTCCAGCAAATTCGTCATGGCGTCTCCTCCTCAGTGGTGCCGAGATAAACCTCAATCACCCGGGGATCGGCCTGCACCTGATCCATCGTGCCCTCACAAAGAACATGACCCTGGTGCAGCACCGTCACCGGACTTTCAAGTCGTCGAATGAATTCCATGTCGTGCTCAATCACCAACACGGTGTGATCCCCCGCCAACGACTTGAGCAGATCCGCCGTCAAATCGGTCTCCTCGTCCGTGAGCCCAGCCACCGGCTCATCCACCAGCAACAGGTCGGGATCCTGGCCCACCAGCATGGCGATCTCAAGCCACTGTTTCTGGCCATGGGACAACGACCCAGCAGCCCAATCGGCACGGTTCTGCAGATTGACAATGCTCATCAAGTGATGAACACGGTCTCGCTGCTGCCCATTCAGGCCCCTCACCAGCAATGACCAGGGCTGCTTCGGCTGGCTCACCGCCAGAGCCAAGTTCTCCTGAACGCTGAGCTTCTCAAAAACACGAGGGCTCTGAAACTTGCGGCCGATGCCGAAGCGCGCGATGCGGTGCTCCCGTTTTCCCACCAGAGAGCGTCCCTTGAACACCACATCCCCTTCAGTGGGAGCGGTCTTGCCGGTAATCACATCGAGGAACGTGGTCTTGCCGGCGCCATTCGGACCGATCACAGCGCGCAGCTCCCCAGGCTGAAGGCTGAGGTTGAGATCGCGGAGCGCCAAAAAGCCATCAAAACTGACGGTGATTTGGCGCAACTCCAATAAAGCTGTACTCATGACTGAACCTCTTCCTGACCTTCAAGATCGAGACGTGGATAGGTCTCACTCCGACGGGCAATACCGAATCGGTTGAGCCAATTGCGAGGGCCATCACCTCGGAACCAACCAATGACGCCCTCAGGCAAGGCGGTCACCACGAGGATGAACAGGCCCCCTTGGATGAACAGCCAACTCTGGGGGAGCGCTTCGCTCACCAAACTCTTGGCGTAGTTGATGACTACGGCGCCAAGAATGGCTCCCACAAGCGTGCCTCGACCACCCACTGCAACCCAGATCACCATCTCAATCGAGAAGGGAACAGTCATGTACTGCGGCGAAACGATGCCCGACTGAACGGTGTAAAGCGCACCACCAATTCCTGCCAAACCACCAGCGATGGCGAAGACGATCGTCTTGAACAGAGTTGGGTTGTAACCCGCAAAGCGCAGCCGAGGTTCGTCATCGCGAATGGCGATCAACACATCACCGAACCGGCCCCGCACCACCCAGCGCAGAAACAGCCAGGCCAGGATCACCACCACAGAGGTCAACCAGAAGAAACCCCGCTGCATCTCCGGGGAACCCACCATCTGTCCGAACAGCTGGGTTACATCGGTTTTAAGACCGTTGGTGCCATTAATCAGCTTCTGCTGTCCGTTGAAGAAATTGAAGAAAACGAGCAGGGCAGCCTGGGTGAGGATCGAGAAGTAGACCCCCTTGATCCGGTTGCGGAACACCAGGTTGCCGAGCACAGCGGCCAAGACGGCTGGAACCAGCCAGATCGCCACCAGGGTGAACAACGGGGAATGGAACGGTTCCCAGAAGGCGGGCAAACGATCCAAGCCGTAGAGGCTGAAGAACTCGGGAATGCCGTTGGGAAGATCACCCGAGCTGTTCAGCTGCAGATACATGGCTGCCACGTAGCCGCCAAGGGCAAAAAAGATGCCCTGGCCAAGGCTGAGCAAACCGGTGAAGCCCCAGATCAAGTCGATGCCCAGGGCAACGATCGCCAGGGAGAGGAAGCGACCCAACAAATTCAGCCGAAACACCGGCAGAACAGCAGGCGCAGCAACGATGGCCGCAACGATCACCACCCAAAGGATGATCAAGGACCAACGACGTTGTTGAAATGCTTGGAACATCAGATCAAGCCTCCACCATGCGTCCCTTCTGCGGGAATAGACCCGCGGGACGGAATTGAAGGAACACCACGATCAGAGCGAACACCATCACTTGAGCCATGCTCGTGGTGGCAAAGAAATTCACCGCACCGGCCAGGGGAGCCGGCATGTCAGGCCAGATCGTCAGCAGTCGGCCAGCACCGATCAAGTCGGTGAGCAAGCCGATGGCAAAGGAAGCGAGCACGGTGCCCAACAGGTTTCCGACGCCACCGAGCACCACCACCATGAAGCAGCCCACGATGTAAGACCCGCCCACGTTGGGGCCCACCGAACCCAGCAGGGAAACAGCCACCCCCGCCACCCCGGCCAGACCGGAGCCGATGCCAAAGGTGAGCACATCAACGGTGTCGGTGGGGATCCCCAGGCAATCACTCATCGAACGGTTCTGGGTAACGGCACGAATACGCATGCCCCACACGCTTTTGTTGAGGAACCACGTCACCCCAACCACAGCAACGATCGTGATCACGATGATCACCAGACGCGGCACAGGAAAGGTGATGTCTATGAATTCGATCCCACCGCGCATCCATTTGGGTGCCGTCACATCCACGTTGCGGGAGGTGGCTCGGGCGATGCGGCTGATTTGTGAAGCCAGGCCACCCGCCAACAGCACGCCTCCCAGGGCGGAAACAGCCCAACTCCCCGCACGCACCAAGCGTGCTCGAGGCCCCGCCAGGAGAGAGGAGGGAAGCAGCAGCGGGAGGCCAAAGCCCAGCACCAGCGCCAGGATCAGGCCGGCGGCATGAGCCAGGGGAACACTCCGCACAAACTGCTGAAGAATCAAGCTGACACCCCATGTCGCCAACAACGTCTCCAGCGGGTTGCCGTAGAGCCGGCGAATCACGGTGCGTTCCAGCAGGATGCCGACCACACCACTGACGATGAAGGCCAGGGGAAGCGCCACCAGCACGTAGGCGTAGTAAACCGGCTGCAGAGCAGGAAGCTTGAAGATCAGCTGCACCACGTAGGTGGTGTAGGCCCCAAGCATGATCAGCTCGCCATGGGCGAGGTTGATCACGCCCATGAGGCCAAAGACAATGGCCAGTCCGAGGGCGGCCATCAGCAGCACCGAGCCGATGGCAACACCGTTGAACAGGCTTTCGAGAAGCAGTTGCACGGACGTGTGAAACGAAGCGTTCAATGAAACGACGAAAGGAGGAGCCCGTCACCGGGCTCCTCCCTGGAGAGCAATCAGGCTGTGATCAAAAGATCAGAGCTTGTACTTCTCGCCCTTGGCGGCATCGGTCCAGTCGCAAGCGAAGCCCTTGGAGCTGGGCTCGAACTGGTTCCAGGCCTGAGGCGCCACAGGACCATCGGTGGATTCGAGGATCTCGAACTGACCGTCAGCAGTGATCTGGCCAATGCGCACGGTCTGGGACAGGTGGTGGTTAGGCATCACGGTCACAGGACCCTGAGGCGCGTCGAACTCGATGCCGACCAGGGCCTCACGCACCTTGTCGTCGTCGAAGCTGTTGGCCTTCTCGACAGCCTTCTTCCAGAGGTAAACCATGTTGTAAGCCGACTCCTGAGGGTCAGCGACCTGCCTATCGGCGCCGTACTTGGCCTTGAAGTCAGCAGCGAACTTCTTGGATGCCGGGGTGTCGATCGACATCATGTAGTTCCAAGCGCCGTAGTGGCCCTCAAGGAACTCAGAACCGATGGTGCTGATCTCCTCTTCCGCAATGGAGTAGCTCATCACGTAGTAGCCGTTATCGGGGGTGATGCCGGCGTCCTGGATCTGCTTGAAGAAGGCAACGTTCTGGTCACCGTTCAGGGTGTTGATGATCACACCGCCGTCAGGCAGGGCCTTCTTGATCTTGGCGATGATCGGAGCAACCTCGGTGTTGCCCAGGGGCAGATAGTCCTCACCGACCACTTCGCCACCCAGGGACTTGAGCTGTTCCTTGGTGATGGTGTTGGAGGTGCGGGGGAAGACGTAGTCCGAACCCACGAGGAAGAAGGGCTTGCCAGCAGCAGGCGACTTCTCATACATGAACTTGGTGGCAGGCTCCGACTGCTGGTTCGGAGTTGCACCGGTGTAGAAGATGTTGTTGGAACACTCCTGACCCTCGTACTGAATCGGGTAGTAGAGGAAGGCGTCCTTCGACTCGTACACAGGCAGCATCGCCTTGCGGCTGGCGGAGGTCCAACCACCGAAGACGACGGGCACCTGATCCTGGTCGATCAGCTTCTTGGACTTCTCAGCGAAGGTGGGCCAGTCGGAGGCACCGTCCTCGACGATGTACTCGATCTTGTACTTCTTACCGTCAACCTCGACGCCACCGGCGGCATTGATCTCATCGATCGCCATTTTCTCGGTGTCCACCAGGGTGGACTCGGAGATGGCCATGGTGCCGGTCAGCGAGTGCAGGATGCCGACGGTGACGCTGTCGTCGTAATCAACGTTGGCAGCCTTGTCATCGCCACCGCAAGCGGTCACGGCAAGACCCAGCGACGCCGCGGCCATGCCGGCAAACAGACGCTTAGAAAGTGAAGAGCTCATGGTGTTCCACAACACAGGGATGTGCCTGACGGCAGCTGACGGAAGGTACGAATCAGCACGCCCTTGCTTTGGTATCAATCAGAACCAAATGGCGAG
Encoded proteins:
- the queC gene encoding 7-cyano-7-deazaguanine synthase QueC gives rise to the protein MSQRTSIALLSGGLDSATAAALALEQGDRVIGLSFDYGQRHRRELDAAAAIAQQLGVAEHHCIAVNLASWGGSALTDASISIPTHGVEEGSIPPTYVPGRNTVFISVGLSLAEARGAERLVLGVNAVDYSGYPDCRPDYLNAFQTLADLASKAGREGHGAQLWAPLVQWSKVRIVEEALRLGVPIETTWSCYSGGTHPCGVCDSCRIRDAALREAGRPDLCSSTQA
- a CDS encoding anthranilate synthase component I family protein — translated: MIRPQRLELAWQEPEAIARQLAHAYGEQGLIWLDGDGSSLGRWATLAAEPKEIVCCRGLPGEPGASNPFEALRGLDPGHWCGWLSYEAAAWVEPGNPWASDGMATLWIARHDPVLRFDLQKRKLWIEASSTAALEHLSQQLASSTEQPKGEPPSIPLGAWHHHTSADQYAAGVQRIRDLIAAGDLFQANLTACCSTAWPQRSSALELFLTLRDACPAPFAGLIISNQNEALLSSSPERFLQVSAQGAVQTRPIKGTRPRHGNPEQDANLAVELVCSDKDRAENVMIVDLLRNDLGRACQPGSIQVPQLVGLESYASVHHLTSVVEGQLKAGLSWVDLLEASWPGGSISGAPKLRACQRLHELEPTSRGPYCGSLLRIDWDGSFDSNILIRSLLRQGDTLRAHAGCGIVADSDPLGETEELMWKLQPLLEALT
- the urtE gene encoding urea ABC transporter ATP-binding subunit UrtE translates to MTNLLEIQGLNTFYGESHILRDVDLSVKSGEMVCLIGRNGVGKTTLLKSLIGLLRPRSGTMALDGSQLDRQAPHQRARAGIGYVPQGREIIPQLTVEENLLLGMEALPGGLARNRHIDPFVYELFPILQEFLPRKGGDLSGGQQQQLAIARALLGKPKLLLLDEPTEGIQPNIVQDIEAAVRRIIADTGIGVLLVEQHLHFVRQADRYYAMQRGGIVASGSTSELSQTVVDQFLSV
- a CDS encoding glycosyl transferase, whose amino-acid sequence is MDFQQGLISTVHDYSLGNLDAVAFNRELSQRPTTLLIPCLMEEFSRPALGLIRDTLSGLKGLNELVVALAATSAEDVKAAEKFFEGMPFPVRVHWTNGPAVRDLLESVGELGLDVTGPPGKGWAVWQGLGVACQDAEVVGLFDADIRTFGSAYPERMLRPLLDRSHGIAYVKAFYSRLSLETQALQGRATRLFVGPLLASLEQVFGPLPYLAYLQSFRYPLAGEFAFTTDLAMNLRIPSDWGLEVGLLSEVYRHVASSRIAQVDLGLFDHKHKELGQQPSEGLQRMAGEIFGTVLRGLMEHEGCVMSMDQLPTLEVLYRRVGEDRVRQFGLDSAINRLPYDRHGEELAVQNFAGLLRPGLAKLMQAPIAHQLPSWSRLRSCNSALQADLAAAGQADRTSLKRPNHNPQRLTSELAA
- a CDS encoding DUF1830 domain-containing protein codes for the protein MIECVYQNDTSRMVIVKCIGANHFYREKVVMPTEVFWFQAPKDARLEIWKMSMTGQMLHVRADVSDYATNEEPATESLWAS
- a CDS encoding HAD-IIB family hydrolase, which gives rise to MTASVETAWWVVTDLDGTLLDHGYDWSPAKDLIRQLQQQRIPVIPCTSKTAEEVRGFRAEAGLHDPYIVENGGAVHGETPAGEPWELLLGPEWTELKPQLQLLQSELGEPLRPLDELSEEEGQRLLGLGGEALRQAQRRCCSVPFVPPSAEGRRRLEALVQRIGLTVVQGNRMGHLLGPGISKGKALATLKRHLGAEHVKVLALGDSPNDLPLLEVADIAVVVPGPDGPHSELSSGIAAGRFQLAAAPHASGWDEAVRRILRI
- the urtD gene encoding urea ABC transporter ATP-binding protein UrtD; its protein translation is MSTALLELRQITVSFDGFLALRDLNLSLQPGELRAVIGPNGAGKTTFLDVITGKTAPTEGDVVFKGRSLVGKREHRIARFGIGRKFQSPRVFEKLSVQENLALAVSQPKQPWSLLVRGLNGQQRDRVHHLMSIVNLQNRADWAAGSLSHGQKQWLEIAMLVGQDPDLLLVDEPVAGLTDEETDLTADLLKSLAGDHTVLVIEHDMEFIRRLESPVTVLHQGHVLCEGTMDQVQADPRVIEVYLGTTEEETP
- a CDS encoding alpha-amylase family glycosyl hydrolase translates to MQPPRDETLRTLLGDLYPNDSSGDGQELSSQLLQILSQSSGDGDMAEPMDRWAGSDVVLITYADTIADAGVPGLQALKSFVNRHLHPFAAVVHVLPFMQSTSDGGFAVASHTKLEPRFGDWSDLAALAQGRRLMADLVLNHVSASHPWVQQFMRDEQPGRSCVLEAAPDPCWADVVRPRSSNLFTQLRGPKGARQVWTTFGPDQVDLNWRSAEVLLGFARLMQRMAGHGVRWIRLDAVGFVWKEPHTSCIHLPQAHQLVKVLRLLLDQVGPDGVVVTETNVPEQENLSYLRSGDEAHLAYNFPLPPLLLEASVSGRADLLNAWLSRWPDLPPQTGLLNFTACHDGIGLRPLEGLMPQKRLLQLLIGCEQRGGLVSHRMLSSGDEVPYEINISWWSAMADGGIDPTYLQRERFLLTQLLILALPGVPAFYLPALLAAPNDLTRFRRTGHRRDLNRPQFTAQALERRLADPDADASALLPVLRRALAERAVHPALHPDAPMTVLSADRSDRVIMQRCRGGETLVAVHNITAARLSLRLSRLGGDLNQPWADCLSGHVFAPHQLHSLEPYAVHWLVQP
- a CDS encoding aminotransferase class IV; the protein is MTASVAWIDGQWGTAASLQLPLDDRALLLADGLFETVLIHNGEPQLLQEHLQRWSDSAALLGMDPPPQRDALGPLIEGAIQRSQLSEADGALRLNWSRGSTPQRGIGLPAPGHHRFWLTLQACAPTFSAVTTITSRHERRNASSRLSHCKTFAYGQSIQARREAQGQAADDALLLNTAGSLCCGTAANLLVRRRGQWLTPALSSGCLPGVMRGRALAQGIAVETELAAEFEADDQAVLINSLSCRPIASHNGQPMAATTTAVELWQSLLH